Genomic segment of Sinorhizobium meliloti:
TCGGCCAGCGCCAGATCATGGGTGATGACGATCGTGTCTTCGTCGAGCGTGTCGATCGTCTCGGCGACCATCCGGCGATTTCTGAGGTCGAGCTGATTGGTCGGCTCGTCGAGGATCAGAATTTTCGGCCCGGTGACGATGACGCTCGCCATGGCGACGAGTTGCGTTTCGCCTCCGGAAAGCTCGTGCACCCGCCTTCGTGCGAGGTGGCTGACGCCGAAGCGTACAAGGACTGCCTCGGTCCGCGACGCGATCTCATGCGCAGGCAGCCCCCGGTTCTTGAGCCCGAAGGCGATATCGTCGGTGACGATCGGCATGATCAGCTGGTGCTGCGGATTTTGAAAGATGAAGCCGGCTTCGGCGAGCACTGCCCTGTCGTCCTCGACCGTGTCGAGGCCGTTGACCTTGACCCGTCCGGTCGTCGGCTTGACGAGCCCGTTTATCAGCCGTGCGAATGTGGTCTTTCCGGAGCCGTTGAGACCGATGACGCCGACCCGCCGCTCATCGAGGGCAAGGCTCAGAGGTTGAAGCGCGACCCGTTCGCCGAAGCTGACCGAGCAATCGGTAAAGCGGATTTCCAAGCGTCGGTCCTCGCGATGTTTTGCGTGATCGCTCTATAGGACAAGTCGATCGTAAAGGGCAATGTAGTGTGGACAACACGTCTGTTGCCGACTCACGTTTGAAACTTGGGAATAAAAGCCTACTCTCTGTTCATGACGATTCGCCTTTCCAATCGCGATGCCCGGCGCATCTTTCTCGCCAAGCAGGGGCTCTCGGCCGCGCCGCATCGCGCGCTCGGCAAGGACGGCTTGCTGCAATTGATCCACGACATCGGTTTCGTGCAGGTCGACAGCATAGCGACCGTCGAGCGGGCCCATCATCAGATTCTCTTTTCCCGCAATCAGACCTATCGCCGCGAGCATCTGGCCGAGCTTCTCGAAAAGGACGGCGAGCTCTTCGAACATTGGACCCACGACGCTTCAATCATACCGAGCACCTTCTTCGTCTACTGGAAGCATCGCTTCAAATGGGAGAGCGAAACGCTCCGCGAGCGCTGGCGCAAATGGCGC
This window contains:
- a CDS encoding energy-coupling factor ABC transporter ATP-binding protein, encoding MEIRFTDCSVSFGERVALQPLSLALDERRVGVIGLNGSGKTTFARLINGLVKPTTGRVKVNGLDTVEDDRAVLAEAGFIFQNPQHQLIMPIVTDDIAFGLKNRGLPAHEIASRTEAVLVRFGVSHLARRRVHELSGGETQLVAMASVIVTGPKILILDEPTNQLDLRNRRMVAETIDTLDEDTIVITHDLALAESAERVLLFHEGRLVADGGPAESIRRYHEVAGC